One Candidatus Anaeroferrophillus wilburensis DNA window includes the following coding sequences:
- the serS gene encoding serine--tRNA ligase, which produces MLDLKFIRNNIDGIEQMLRARNANLDLTEFRAIDERRRTLLAETETLKNKRNTCSDIIAQLKKNKEDAGHQIAEMREVSRDIKQLDAQISELDNQLYSLIYLIPNMPHESVPAGGGEEDNPVVRTWGSKPAISFTPRAHWELGENLGILDFERGAKITGARFTLYKGAGARLERALINFMLDLHTEKHGYTEVLPPFMVNKNAMTGTGQLPKFADDLFKIEGLDYYLIPTAEVPVTNIYQNEILEAHELPAYYTAYTPCFRKEAGSYGKDTRGLIRQHQFNKVELVKFAAPEDSYDELEKLLANAETILQQLNLHYQVVNLCCGDLGFSASKTYDIEVWLPGQETYREISSCSNFEDFQARRANIRYRPKEGGKTRYVHTLNGSGLAVGRTLVAILENYQQEDGSIVVPEVLRPYMNGLEVIS; this is translated from the coding sequence ATGCTTGATCTCAAATTTATCCGCAATAATATCGACGGCATTGAACAGATGCTGCGGGCCAGAAACGCCAACCTCGATCTGACCGAATTCCGTGCCATTGATGAGCGCCGGCGCACCTTGCTGGCCGAAACTGAAACCCTGAAAAATAAGCGGAATACCTGCTCCGACATCATTGCCCAACTAAAGAAAAACAAGGAGGATGCCGGTCACCAAATCGCCGAGATGCGGGAAGTATCCCGAGATATCAAGCAGTTGGACGCCCAGATCAGCGAACTGGACAACCAGCTTTATTCATTAATCTACCTGATTCCCAATATGCCCCATGAAAGTGTGCCGGCCGGCGGCGGTGAAGAGGACAATCCGGTGGTTCGCACCTGGGGCAGCAAGCCGGCCATCTCGTTCACCCCCAGGGCCCACTGGGAACTTGGCGAAAACCTGGGCATCCTTGACTTTGAACGGGGTGCTAAAATTACCGGTGCCCGGTTTACCCTCTACAAAGGGGCCGGCGCCCGCCTTGAACGGGCCCTGATCAATTTCATGCTTGATCTGCACACCGAAAAGCATGGTTATACCGAAGTCCTGCCCCCCTTCATGGTCAACAAAAATGCCATGACCGGCACCGGTCAGCTGCCCAAGTTCGCCGACGACCTGTTCAAAATTGAGGGACTTGACTATTACCTGATTCCAACGGCGGAAGTACCGGTAACCAATATCTATCAGAATGAGATTCTCGAAGCCCACGAGCTGCCGGCCTACTACACCGCCTACACCCCCTGTTTCCGCAAAGAAGCAGGCTCATACGGCAAGGATACCAGGGGCCTGATCCGCCAACACCAGTTCAACAAAGTGGAGCTGGTAAAATTCGCTGCCCCGGAAGATTCCTATGACGAACTGGAAAAGCTGCTGGCCAATGCGGAAACTATTCTCCAGCAATTGAACCTCCATTACCAGGTGGTCAACCTGTGCTGCGGAGATTTAGGCTTTTCAGCCAGCAAAACCTATGATATTGAGGTCTGGCTGCCGGGACAGGAAACCTATCGGGAAATCTCTTCATGCAGCAACTTTGAGGATTTCCAGGCCCGTCGGGCCAACATCCGTTACCGGCCGAAAGAGGGCGGCAAAACCCGTTATGTCCATACCTTGAACGGCTCCGGCCTGGCCGTGGGCCGTACCTTGGTGGCCATCCTGGAAAACTACCAGCAGGAGGATGGCAGCATAGTGGTCCCAGAAGTGCTGCGCCCCTACATGAACGGTCTGGAGGTTATCAGCTGA
- a CDS encoding DUF72 domain-containing protein, with translation MSGAVFIGTSGWSYTGWKDSFYAGIPRKDWLAYCAGNFTGIEVNTTFYGLQKRSVFERWRVQTPPDFRFAVKGNRSLTHNKKLLAPASMLLRHKERVGGLGDKLAAMLWQVPANQEKNLDRLAEFVRHLSRWTETRHVMEFRHLSWFDQEVASLLTSHRVAVCLSHAAAWPLWDCLTTDFAYLRLHGYPRTYASSYGPAELAGWAKRIRQWRREGCQVHVYFNNDAEGAAPYDALRLLELCRQQPMADNMELL, from the coding sequence ATGAGCGGAGCTGTTTTCATCGGTACCAGCGGCTGGAGCTACACGGGCTGGAAGGATAGCTTTTATGCGGGAATTCCCAGGAAGGACTGGCTGGCCTATTGTGCCGGCAACTTTACCGGGATAGAGGTGAATACCACCTTCTATGGCCTCCAGAAGCGCTCTGTTTTTGAACGCTGGCGGGTGCAGACGCCGCCGGATTTCAGGTTTGCCGTCAAGGGCAACCGTTCTCTTACCCACAATAAAAAACTGCTGGCTCCGGCGAGCATGCTTTTGCGGCACAAGGAGAGGGTCGGCGGTCTGGGTGATAAGCTGGCGGCCATGCTTTGGCAGGTGCCGGCCAATCAGGAAAAAAATCTTGACCGGCTGGCGGAGTTTGTCCGGCACCTTTCCCGCTGGACTGAAACAAGGCATGTCATGGAGTTCCGCCATCTGTCATGGTTTGATCAGGAGGTGGCTTCCCTGCTGACCAGTCACCGGGTAGCCGTCTGCCTGTCCCACGCTGCTGCCTGGCCCCTGTGGGATTGTCTGACCACTGATTTTGCCTACCTGCGGCTGCACGGCTATCCAAGAACCTATGCTTCCAGCTATGGGCCGGCGGAGCTGGCCGGGTGGGCAAAGCGGATTCGGCAATGGCGCCGGGAAGGCTGCCAGGTGCATGTCTATTTCAACAATGATGCCGAAGGCGCCGCTCCCTATGATGCCCTGCGGCTGCTCGAACTCTGCCGGCAGCAGCCAATGGCTGATAATATGGAACTGCTGTAA